The Neodiprion fabricii isolate iyNeoFabr1 chromosome 4, iyNeoFabr1.1, whole genome shotgun sequence genome window below encodes:
- the LOC124181645 gene encoding kinase D-interacting substrate of 220 kDa B isoform X1: MIRYVGDGVGGVGTEGLARRHSSNVVDGTTKLSDRDGILNNQGSVATNVRRKRHSFLHLHLPEHQGWSASNLAGGNQHHHTFASHLSHFHVPTLTFTAPAADGTGRKFSFGIRRHSHTTLHRSDSMVSLCYRSIVNFITDDNLLGLQNFLENKRVQVDDRDENGSTALIYAASKGKIHFVRELINHGADVNVEDGDDWTALLCAAKEGYTDVCLELLEHGAQLEHRDMGGWSALMWATYKGRSETVSLLLSRGADVNAHGNYHISSLLWAAGRGYADILKDLIAHGAKVNVGDKYGTSALVWSCRKGNIEIVDALLKAGANVDTAGMYSWTALLVATLGNHVDVVMLLLEYKPNVNALDKDGCTALAIACREGHHEIANALVIAGAYINIQDRAGDTNLIHAVKGGHRGVVETLIKKYADVDIAGKDKKTAIYIAVEKGNVAMVKLLLTANPDLEIPTKDGDTPLLRAVRSRNAEIVQLLLDKKAKVSAADKKGDTVLHIAMRARSKAIVEILLRNPKNSQLLYRPNRQGETPYNIDINHPKTILGQIFGARRLNTNEDNENMLGYDLYSSALADILSEPSLSTPITVGLYAKWGSGKSFLLNKLREEMKNFARQWMDPVFQFSSLLFLVVVHVSLLIGVILGLSLQSWIIGLAIGVTFIVVLYVFLLLVWYANQRYDWYWPYNFNVALTRKLNNLKLLLQVMFCHPPGAQVGDSPSAQPTKFYFTDQTRVGTTSAGENAVVQMVGSLYDSIENDYGSLVTRLYRAFRPKMAKSTSSWKWRHVCCLPYIVIFEICFGSLLVGVSILTVYLIEFKNSDRVIEQVTAHAILLTVGLLLSVGIIANLYTWSRMLHALVFSQRRHLQRSISKLETLKSEGFIQTLRSEVNLMTEMVKCLDRFTSQQSRLVVVVDGLDSCEQDKVLLVLDAIQALFSDNHCPFIVILAIDPHVIAKAVEVNSRRLFTESNIGGHDYLRNMVHLPFYLQNSGLRKLKVAQQTAQYHKKSAWTEAEDSINYATTSAIHHSVSNRRLSTESGVMNSTEKLKPPSRKNSRKLRLSESVASSIGSNLNRLGGAHDLNKMLLTDDYFSDVNPRSMRRLMNVVYVTGRLLKAFQIDFNWYHLASWINITEQWPFRTSWMILHYDLYEETLDDSTSLKALYDKVRPQIPVLKDVQPLLEMDRDERKLDVFLTFHRSSLLISDMKIFLPFTINLDPYIKKKIKEEQQVIDEESMTSGMYKPAAPWNNHVNHQEHWPPSKSVLTNRQHRSSRGNNEQRPLQPGWVAQSAMDWQPPPWVHLPPMEPAPRPISAITSLPPDILEMKLSSLSVNGVCDLLGKVEELSPAQAARYKNVIRENNISGRVLLHCDLQELKKVLKMGFGDWELFRIVIASLREAELSSFTTHEEGPRSVRFTVGSEQITRKEPTPQNVSSRPVVVEKDKSTSRTDGSSRRDPSKQSVMEKQYQVTLEEQMICGALQTLNEEACEDVLDVPSPATAPTDSLPERIMEIRMILGLFLMITAASGWNVTFESQTVTVHMHEALSVAFTANVTEADVANGTVVVSTTRESVATVDDLPVLDSSTVNDLVWSSNLVVSGNFLGNADILLSIVSPDQENKTSDALSVIVIREERIIDTLFTVFVAVMVSIMYINFGAAMDWPLCKRTLKRPIGPTIGFVCQFIWMPLLSYGIGLVLFPDDPELRLGMFFAGVSPAGGASNIWTVILGGNLNLSVTMTTISTLAAFGMMPLWIFTLGSTIFNSANLGVPYSRIAMFAVGLVIPLGIGFLIQKKLPRVSRILVRVLKPLCSLLIIAIIVFAIITNLYLFQLFSWRIIVAGIGLPWLGYLFGYLLALVLRQPGPDITAISVETGVQNTGISIFLLRFSLPQPAADLTTIAPVSVAIMTPIPLTILWIVKLIMDRRKKSIAASAEKLQGSTVPIPTVSASTKTDNTENP, translated from the exons ATGATTCGTTACGTTGGAGATGGCGTTGGTGGTGTTGGTACCGAAGGGCTGGCTAGACGTCATTCCTCGAATGTCGTGGATGGTACGACGAAGCTGAGTGACCGAGATGGGATCCTGAATAATCAAGGTTCCGTAGCTACGAACGTGAGGAGAAAACGTCACTCTTTTCTTCATCTACATTTGCCGGAACATCAAGGATGGTCGGCGAGCAACCTCGCCGGCGGTAATCAACACCATCACACATTCGCTTCTCATCTGTCTCACTTCCACGTGCCTACCTTGACGTTCACCGCACCAGCTGCCGATGGAACTGGTCGGAAGTTCAGCTTTGGCATCCGGAGACACTCGCACACG acgCTTCACCGTTCGGACTCGATGGTTTCGCTCTGTTACcgatccatcgtcaatttcaTTACTGACGACAATCTCTTGGGCTTGCAAAACTTTCTTGAGAACAAGCGGGTCCAGGTTGACGATCGCGACGAA aaTGGAAGTACGGCACTTATTTATGCCGCATCTAAAGGAAAAATACACTTTGTTCGGGAATTGATCAACCATGGAGCGGACGTGAATGTCGAAGACGGG GACGATTGGACAGCGTTATTGTGCGCAGCCAAAGAAGGATACACAGATGTATGCCTCGAGCTGCTTGAACATGGTGCCCAATTGGAGCATCGTGATATG GGAGGATGGTCAGCACTCATGTGGGCTACGTACAAAGGCAGATCCGAAACGGTATCACTGCTGTTATCTCGAGGAGCAGACGTCAATGCTCACGGCAATTATCACATATCCTCTTTGTTGTGGGCTGCGGGTCGAGGATACGCAGACATTCTCAAAGACTTGATAGCCCACGGTGCTAAAGTCAACGTCGGTGACAAG TATGGGACGTCGGCCTTGGTTTGGTCATGTCGTAAGGGGAACATAGAGATTGTTGACGCGTTATTGAAGGCCGGAGCAAACGTTGACACTGCTGGCATG TATTCGTGGACAGCTTTGCTAGTCGCTACTTTGGGAAATCACGTCGACGTTGTCATGCTACTTTTGGAGTATAAACCGAACGTTAATGCGTTGGACAAAGACGGGTGCACAGCTCTGGCTATTGCATGCAGAGAGGGACATCATGAAATAGCCAATGCTCTTGTAATCGCCGGGGCGTATATCAACATACAAGACAGAGCCGGTGACACCAATTTAATTCACGCTGTTAAGGGAGGTCACAGGGGTGTGGTTGAAACTCTTATAAAGAAGTACGCCGACGTTGATATAGCTGGAAAG GATAAAAAAACGGCGATTTACATCGCGGTTGAAAAGGGAAATGTCGCGATGGTCAAGTTGTTGTTGACAGCCAATCCTGATCTGGAGATTCCAACAAAGGATGGCGACACTCCGCTACTTCGTGCTGTGAGGTCGCGTAACGCCGAAATTGTTCAGCTTCTACTCGACAAGAAAGCAAAGGTTTCGGCGGCCGACAAAAAGGGTGATACCGTGCTTCACATTGCCATGCGGGCCAGGTCGAAAGCTatcgttgaaatattattgCGGAATCCTAAGAATAGCCAGCTACTCTACCGGCCAAATCGACAGGGAGAGACACCCTACAATATAGATATCAATCATCCGAAGACGATACTGGGACAAATATTTGGTGCTA GACGATTGAACACTAATGAGGACAATGAAAATATGCTTGGATATGATCTGTACAGTAGCGCGTTAGCCGACATTCTCAGTGAACCTTCACTCTCCACACCGATTACTGTCGGTCTCTATGCAAAATGGGGCTCTGGGAAATCATTTTTACTCAACAAGCTTAGAG aggagatgaaaaattttgcacgaCAATGGATGGATCCAGTATTCCAGTTTTCGTCATTACTGTTCCTTGTCGTTGTTCACGTATCTTTACTAATCGGAGTGATACTGGGCCTTTCCCTTCAATCCTGGATCATTGGACTTGCCATTGGCGTTACTTTTATCGTTGTACTCTACGTGTTCCTGCTTCTTGTTTGGTACGCCAATCAAAG atacGACTGGTACTGGCCGTACAATTTCAACGTAGCTCTCACCAGAAAATTGAACAACTTGAAGCTACTGCTCCAAGTTATGTTTTGCCATCCACCCGGTGCTCAAGTTGGCGATTCTCCCAGTGCTCAGCCTACCAAATTTTACTTCACCGATCAAACTCGCGTTGGCACAACTTCGGCGGGTGAAAATGCGGTTGTACAAATGGTCGGATCCTTGTATGACTCGATCGAAAATGATTACGGGTCGCTAGTTACCAGACTTTATAGAGCATTCAGACCAAAGATGGCAAAATCGACATCATCCTGGAAATGGAGACACGTTTGTTGCTTGCCCTATATTGTGATATTCGAAATTTGCTTCGGCTCGCTTCTGGTCGGAGTCTCGATACTTACCGTCTACCTTATCGAGTTCAAGAATTCTGA CCGTGTTATCGAACAAGTAACCGCTCATGCGATTCTGTTAACAGTTGGGCTGCTGCTTTCCGTTGGCATTATAGCCAACTTGTATACATGGAGCAGGATGCTGCACGCCTTGGTATTTTCTCAAAGAAGGCATTTACAACGGAGTATTTCAAAGCTGGAAACGTTGAAAAGCGAAGGATTTATACAGACTTTACGGTCGGAGGTCAATTTAATGACTGAAATG GTGAAATGTTTGGATAGATTTACTTCACAACAGAGTCGGCTAGTGGTTGTTGTCGATGGGTTGGACAGTTGCGAACAAGACAAAGTACTCCTAGTCCTCGATGCTATTCAAGCGTTATTCAGCGACAATCACTGCCCGTTTATCGTCATCTTAGCCATTGATCCTCACGTCATTGCCAAG GCGGTGGAAGTGAATAGCAGGAGACTATTTACAGAATCCAATATTGGCGGTCACGACTACCTCCGCAACATGGTTCACCTACCGTTTTACCTTCAAAATAGTGGCTTACGAAAGCTGAAAGTGGCCCAACAGACGGCCCAGTATCACAAAAAGAGTGCATGGACAGAAGCAGAGGACAGTATTAACTATGCAACAACAAGCGCCATTCATCACTCGGTCTCAAACAGGAGACTCAGCACCGAATCGGGCGTTATGAATAGcacagaaaaattgaaacctcCGAGCAGAAAGAACAGCAGGAAACTCAGGCTGAGCGAATCTGTAGCTAGCAGTATTGGCAGCAACTTGAATAGACTGGGCGGCGCTcatgatttgaataaaatgttgctCACCGATGATTACTTTAGCGATGTAAATCCTCGTAGTATGAGACGACTTATGAACGTAGTATACGTTACAG GAAGACTGCTGAAAGCATTCCAAATAGATTTTAATTGGTATCATCTGGCCAGTTGGATCAACATCACAGAACAGTGGCCTTTTAGAACTTCTTGGATGATCCTACATTATGATCTCTATGAAGAAACGCTCGACGATTCCACATCCCTCAAAGCTCTGTACGATAA AGTGCGACCTCAGATACCGGTACTAAAAGACGTTCAACCCCTATTGGAAATGGATAGAGACGAGCGAAAACTCGATGTATTTCTTACTTTTCATCGATCTAGTCTTTTGATAtcagatatgaaaatattcctTCCGTTTACGATAAATCTCGATCCatatataaagaaaaagattaAAGAAGAGCAGCAGGTAATCGACGAGGAGAGTATGACTTCTGGTATGTACAAACCAGCCGCGCCGTGGAACAATCACGTCAATCATCAGGAACACTGGCCACCCAGTAAAAGCGTGTTAACTAATCGCCAACACAGATCATCCAGAGGAAACAATGAACAACGTCCGTTACAGCCAGGCTGGGTTGCACAATCGGCAATGGATTGGCAGCCTCCACCATGGGTACATTTGCCCCCTATGGAACCTGCGCCTAGGCCAATATCTGCAATCACTAGTCTTCCG CCAGACATtttggaaatgaaattatCGAGTCTCTCGGTTAATGGAGTTTGCGATCTCCTTGGGAAAGTAGAAGAACTAAGTCCAGCCCAAGCAGCCCGTTACAAAAATGTCATCAGGGAAAATAATATAAGTGGTCGAGTACTACTTCACTGTGATCTACAAGAGCTGAAAAAA GTACTTAAAATGGGGTTCGGAGATTGGGAACTTTTCCGTATCGTTATTGCGTCTCTTAGGGAAGCGGAACTTTCATCTTTTACAACTCATGAAGAAGGTCCTCGCAGCGTTCGATTTACCGTAGGATCAGAGCAAATTACACGCAAAG AACCAACGCCGCAAAATGTTTCATCGCGACCTGTTGTTGTGGAAAAAGATAAGTCTACATCACGAACCGATGGCTCTTCTAGACGAGATCCGAGCAAGCAATCTGTAATGGAAAAACAG TATCAG GTAACCCTTGAGGAACAAATGATCTGCGGAGCCCTGCAGACGTTGAATGAGGAGGCGTGCGAAGATGTGCTAGATGTACCTTCGCCAGCAACAGCTCCAACCGACTCACTTCCAG AGAGAATCATGGAGATACGAATGATTCTGGGACTTTTCCTGATGATCACTGCGGCGTCGGGATGGAATGTTACGTTTGAATCGCAGACGGTGACGGTTCACATGCACGAGGCACTTTCCGTGGCATTCACCGCCAACGTAACAGAGGCCGACGTTGCAAACGGGACCGTCGTCGTCTCGACGACGAGAGAATCCGTAGCAACCGTTGATGATTTGCCGGTGTTGGATTCGAGCACGGTGAACGATTTGGTTTGGAGTAGCAACCTTGTCGTGTCCGGTAACTTTCTCGGCAATGCCGACATCCTTCTGTCCATCGTATCTCCCGACcag GAGAACAAGACCTCGGACGCCCTGTCGGTGATCGTTATTCGAGAAGAGCGTATCATCGATACACTTTTCACAGTATTCGTTGCCGTCATGGTCTCAATAATGTACATCAACTTTGGCGCTGCCATGGACTGGCCACTCTGCAAACGTACCTTGAAGCGACCGATCGGTCCGACGATCGGGTTCGTTTGCCAGTTTATCTGGATGCCGCTG CTGAGTTACGGCATTGGATTAGTCCTGTTTCCAGACGATCCTGAACTGCGGTTGGGAATGTTTTTCGCCGGGGTGAGTCCTGCCGGAGGTGCATCTAATATTTGGACAGTAATTTTGGGTGGCAATCTCAATTTATCTGTAACAATGACCACCATCAGTACATTGGCAGCGTTTG GCATGATGCCGCTGTGGATCTTCACCCTTGGGAGTACGATTTTCAACAGTGCAAACCTCGGGGTTCCGTACTCGAGGATAGCAATGTTCGCAGTTGGTCTTGTCATTCCATTGGGTATCGGATTCCTGATTCAGAAAAAACTGCCAAGGGTCTCAAGGATACTAGTAAGAGTACTGAAGCCGTTGTGCAGTCTGCTGATCATTGCTATCATCGTATTCGCCATTATTACCAATCTGTATCTCTTTCAACTGTTTTCGTGGAGG ATCATTGTTGCTGGTATTGGATTACCCTGGCTGGGGTATTTGTTTGGGTATTTGCTCGCTCTTGTTCTGAGGCAACCGGGCCCTGATATAACAGCAATCTCCGTCGAAACCGGAGTTCAAAACACCGGAATCTCGATATTTCTACTCAGATTCTCGTTGCCGCAACCAGCTGCTGATTTGACCACCA TTGCTCCAGTATCAGTTGCGATAATGACGCCAATTCCATTGACTATTCTTTGGATCGTGAAACTGATTATGGATCGACGGAAAAAATCGATCGCTGCTTCAGCTGAGAAACTTCAAGGATCTACAGTGCCGATACCAACCGTATCTGCATCTACTAAAACGGACAACACCGAAAATCCTTGA